One genomic region from Salvelinus fontinalis isolate EN_2023a chromosome 18, ASM2944872v1, whole genome shotgun sequence encodes:
- the LOC129815080 gene encoding mitochondrial intermembrane space import and assembly protein 40-like, with protein MSYCEQEGKDCIIFVTKEDHEAPSNAELIADDPNDPYEDQGLILPSGEINWNCPCLGGMASGPCGTQFKEAFSCFHYSNEEVKGSECIDNFRAMQECMQKYPELYPQEDENEGVAAGGADATAPAPAEDSAPVDSTAPEPAEDSSPAPVASSDSTLSSPTPESAPSFDNTPPTDSQAAS; from the exons ATGTCGTACTGTGAGCAAGAGG GTAAAGATTGCATCATCTTCGTTACCAAGGAAGACCATGAAGCGCCTAGCAACGCTGAGCTCATTGCAGATGACCCCAATGACCCCTACGAAGACCAGG GCCTGATTCTGCCTAGTGGGGAGATCAACTGGAACTGTCCATGCCTGGGAGGGATGGCTAGCGGGCCCTGTGGCACACAGTTCAAGGAGGCCTTCTCCTGCTTCCACTACAGCAATGAggaggtgaaaggttcagagtgTATCGACAACTTCCGCGCTATGCAGGAGTGTATGCAGAAGTACCCCGAGCTCTACCCACAGGAGGACGAGAACGAGGGAGTCGCCGCGGGAGGGGCTGATGCTACAGCCCCTGCGCCTGCTGAGGACTCTGCCCCCGTTGATTCTACTGCACCTGAGCCCGCAGAGGACTCGTCCCCAGCACCAGTGGCGTCTAGTGACTCTACCCTGTCCTCCCCAACACCTGAGTCTGCCCCGTCATTCGACAATACACCACCCACAGACAGCCAGGCTGCCAGCTAA